From Drosophila busckii strain San Diego stock center, stock number 13000-0081.31 unplaced genomic scaffold, ASM1175060v1 chrUn_07, whole genome shotgun sequence, one genomic window encodes:
- the LOC108602570 gene encoding uncharacterized protein LOC108602570: protein MNKIAFTGCVLIAFCALQFVNSLSCYTCYSPEECKKARVITCNEVSANETRRELEHYHRNVPNIKPANT, encoded by the exons ATGAACAAAATAGCATTTACCGGATGTGTACTGATTGCCTTCTGCGCTCTGCAGTTCG TAAACTCATTGAGCTGTTACACCTGTTACTCACCTGAGGAGTGTAAGAAAGCTAGAGTGATCACTTGCAATGAAGTTTCGGCCAATGAAACACGTAGGGAGTTGGAACACTATCATAGGAACGTGCCCAACATTAAGCCAGCTAATACTTAA
- the LOC108604458 gene encoding uncharacterized protein LOC108604458 yields MNKIAFTGSVLIAFCALQLVNSLTCYTCYSPQECKNAKLITCNEVAANETTRQLKLYHTYVSNVTSTNFKCLDLRYLWFDDNHNADNNVTLFGCVYPNVQPCTRSILPDLNTYNVKFCETCGTDMCNPAGKLSSSVYTIAATVVAVMLAKAFA; encoded by the exons atgaacaaaatagcATTTACCGGATCTGTACTGATTGCCTTCTGCGCTCTGCAGTTGG TAAACTCATTGACCTGTTACACGTGTTACTCGCCTCAGGAGTGTAAGAATGCTAAATTGATCACTTGCAATGAGGTTGCGGCCAATGAAACAACTCGCCAGTTGAAACTGTATCATACATACGTGTCCAACGTTACTAGCACTAACTTTAAATGTTTGGATTTGCGATATTTATGGTTCGACGACAATC ATAATGCAGATAACAATGTGACTCTATTTGGTTGTGTTTATCCGAATGTTCAGCCGTGCACTCGATCAATATTACCTGacctaaatacatataatgtGAAATTTTGCGAAACATGTGGTACAGACATGTGCAATCCAGCGGgtaaattaagcagcagtgTGTATACAATCGCTGCCACTGTGGTCGCTGTAATGTTGGCTAAGGCTTTTGCCTAA
- the LOC108603596 gene encoding uncharacterized protein LOC108603596 — MNKIAIVVSLLFAFCGLQLVNSLTCYSCTTPNDCKNARKTTCTNAAANETSHQLEVYHQRVPNITSSNRFECLALVYTFPNNKTVTHQLHGCVHPAASACTLQLKPQYSSWNKQKCALCSGDKCNKNPAGKLSSSVYTIGATVVGLMLAKVYA, encoded by the exons ATGAATAAAATAGCAATAGTTGTGAGCCTTTTATTTGCCTTCTGTGGTCTGCAGTTGG TTAACTCATTGACCTGCTACTCCTGCACAACGCCAAACGATTGCAAGAACGCCAGAAAAACGACCTGCACCAATGCGGCGGCCAATGAGACAAGCCATCAGCTGGAAGTTTACCATCAACGGGTGCCCAATATCACCTCGAGCAATCGATTCGAGTGTCTTGCCTTGGTCTATACGTTTCCCAACA ATAAAACTGTGACACATCAGTTGCATGGCTGTGTCCATCCAGCTGCAAGCGCCTGTACTCTGCAGCTGAAGCCTCAGTACAGCAGTTGGAATAAGCAGAAGTGTGCTCTCTGCTCCGGAGACAAGTGCAATAAGAATCCGGCGGGCAAGCTGAGCAGCAGTGTGTATACAATTGGCGCCACTGTCGTTGGGCTCATGCTGGCTAAGGTTTATGCCTAA
- the LOC108605753 gene encoding uncharacterized protein LOC108605753 gives MVDKMLRNILIYVVLSTFVGTLLVSSIRLACPSCRSPDSCKEPATEICNQTTANASNAFLTTLHTDVPEVNNTDNFHCGSFNYRKYPNQFDTYAFKGCIYADLPLCELTFNSELNEAWIKRCAWSTPNELPDDDDDAAGSLAQSTYTMMASFMILGLLKLWRV, from the exons ATGGTTGACAAAATGCTGAGGAACATTCTTATATACGTAGTCTTATCAACATTTGTGGGCACGCTACTCG TCAGCAGCATTCGGCTCGCCTGTCCCAGTTGCCGATCTCCTGACTCCTGCAAGGAACCCGCCACAGAAATCTGCAATCAAACCACTGCCAATGCCAGCAACGCCTTCTTGACCACCTTACACACCGACGTGCCCGAAGTGAATAACACTGACAACTTCCATTGTGGCAGCTTTAATTATCGGAAGTATCCAA ATCAATTCGATACGTATGCGTTCAAGGGCTGTATTTATGCCGACTTGCCACTTTGTGAGCTTACGTTTAATTCGGAATTGAATGAAGCCTGGATTAAAAGATGTGCGTGGTCCACACCAAATGAGCTGcctgacgatgacgatgatgcAGCGGGCTCCTTAGCTCAGAGTACCTATACTATGATGGCTTCGTTTATGATATTGGGATTGCTCAAGTTATGGCGAGTCTAG
- the LOC108608076 gene encoding trypsin-1, which yields MAHIQLLLLFLACGICMGVPSTGKRPHLDGRIVGGKEVNIKDFPFQVSLQRSYHSCGGSLIGARYVLTAAHCTDTSSILSYKVRIGSTYRDSGGLLIGIKAVHSHPKYDSSIIDYDFAVLHLEDYDAKNVTQAFVNLPEQNETLAVGTEVTISGWGNTQNVLESSEKLRAVTVPTVNQTECSAAYQNFGQITERMLCAGLVEGGKDACQGDSGGPLVANNKQWGVVSWGYGCARPDFPGVYSRVAAVRDWIKEVSGI from the coding sequence ATGGCTCACATTCAACTGCTGCTCTTGTTTCTGGCTTGTGGGATTTGCATGGGAGTGCCTAGTACAGGCAAAAGACCGCACCTAGATGGACGCATTGTAGGCGGCAAGGAGGTTAATATCAAGGATTTTCCCTTTCAGGTGTCTTTGCAGCGTTCGTATCACTCATGTGGTGGTTCCTTGATAGGCGCGCGCTACGTGCTGACCGCCGCCCACTGCACAGATACTTCGTCCATATTATCCTACAAGGTGCGCATTGGCTCTACGTACCGTGACAGCGGCGGCTTGTTGATCGGTATCAAAGCCGTGCATAGTCATCCCAAATACGATTCCAGCATTATTGACTACGACTTTGCTGTGCTGCATCTGGAGGATTATGATGCGAAAAATGTCACACAGGCATTTGTAAACCTACCGGAGCAGAATGAGACACTTGCTGTGGGCACAGAGGTCACCATCTCGGGCTGGGGCAACACACAGAATGTTCTAGAGTCATCGGAGAAGTTACGTGCCGTGACAGTGCCTACAGTGAATCAGACAGAATGCTCGGCAGCGTATCAGAACTTCGGTCAGATTACAGAGCGCATGCTGTGCGCTGGGCTAGTCGAGGGCGGCAAGGACGCTTGTCAAGGTGATTCCGGAGGTCCTTTGGTGGCGAACAATAAACAATGGGGCGTCGTCTCCTGGGGCTATGGCTGTGCAAGACCCGACTTTCCGGGCGTCTACTCgagagttgctgctgtcaggGATTGGATTAAAGAAGTTAGTGGTATATAG
- the LOC108608077 gene encoding UPF0585 protein CG18661 isoform X1, with the protein MSRTLTTTVKRIFHVKTTTTSKSTWRSIKRTHPSADRNSQPISRVFIAQVDKKTPDLQLLEISSGSGQHCGYLAPLFANITFQPTEYERANFPSIEAYAADCATGNIKNPLFVDISQELHQWEPATLEQLKPASFDYVFNSNMMHITPWECSEGLFRAAGQLLKPGGKLFIYGPFAWYGQLTPQSNVDFDADLKRRNDAWGLRDMKDIEQLAFLNGLKINQTVDMPSNNKFLTWVKK; encoded by the exons ATGAG TCGCACACTCACAACCACTGTTAAACGTATTTTCCATGTAAAAACGACGACAACATCTAAATCAACATGGCGCAGTATAAAACGAACACATCCTTCTGCGGATCGCAACTCTCAGCCAATATCCAGGGTGTTTATAGCTCAGGTGGACAAAAAAACGCCTGATCTCCAACTGCTGGAAATTTCATCGGGATCGGGTCAACATTGCGGTTATCTGGCTCCTTTGTTTGCCAACATAACATTCCAGCCAACGGAGTATGAGCGTGCCAACTTCCCATCGATTGAGGCTTATGCCGCCGACTGTGCAACGGGAAACATAAAAAATCCGCTCTTTGTGGATATATCTCAGGAGCTGCATCAATGGGAGCCAGCAACTTTGGAGCAGCTGAAACCGGCAAGCTTTGATTATGTGTTTAACAGCAACATGATGCATATAACCCCATGGGAGTGCTCTGAGGGCCTATTTCGTGCTGCTGGTCAGCTGCTCAAGCCTGGTGGCAAGTTGTTCATCTATGGGCCATTTGCCTGGTATGGTCAGTTGACACCCCAAAGCAATGTGGATTTTGATGCGGATCTAAAGCGACGCAATGACGCTTGGGGTCTTCGAGACATGAAAGATATTGAGCAGCTGGCCTTCTTAAATGGTTTAAAAATCAACCAAACTGTTGATATGCCAtccaacaacaaattcttGACTTGGGTCAAGAAATAA
- the LOC108608077 gene encoding UPF0585 protein CG18661 isoform X2 codes for MSIKRTHPSADRNSQPISRVFIAQVDKKTPDLQLLEISSGSGQHCGYLAPLFANITFQPTEYERANFPSIEAYAADCATGNIKNPLFVDISQELHQWEPATLEQLKPASFDYVFNSNMMHITPWECSEGLFRAAGQLLKPGGKLFIYGPFAWYGQLTPQSNVDFDADLKRRNDAWGLRDMKDIEQLAFLNGLKINQTVDMPSNNKFLTWVKK; via the exons ATGAG TATAAAACGAACACATCCTTCTGCGGATCGCAACTCTCAGCCAATATCCAGGGTGTTTATAGCTCAGGTGGACAAAAAAACGCCTGATCTCCAACTGCTGGAAATTTCATCGGGATCGGGTCAACATTGCGGTTATCTGGCTCCTTTGTTTGCCAACATAACATTCCAGCCAACGGAGTATGAGCGTGCCAACTTCCCATCGATTGAGGCTTATGCCGCCGACTGTGCAACGGGAAACATAAAAAATCCGCTCTTTGTGGATATATCTCAGGAGCTGCATCAATGGGAGCCAGCAACTTTGGAGCAGCTGAAACCGGCAAGCTTTGATTATGTGTTTAACAGCAACATGATGCATATAACCCCATGGGAGTGCTCTGAGGGCCTATTTCGTGCTGCTGGTCAGCTGCTCAAGCCTGGTGGCAAGTTGTTCATCTATGGGCCATTTGCCTGGTATGGTCAGTTGACACCCCAAAGCAATGTGGATTTTGATGCGGATCTAAAGCGACGCAATGACGCTTGGGGTCTTCGAGACATGAAAGATATTGAGCAGCTGGCCTTCTTAAATGGTTTAAAAATCAACCAAACTGTTGATATGCCAtccaacaacaaattcttGACTTGGGTCAAGAAATAA